A stretch of the Uranotaenia lowii strain MFRU-FL chromosome 3, ASM2978415v1, whole genome shotgun sequence genome encodes the following:
- the LOC129751235 gene encoding 60S ribosomal protein L7a-like, producing MGIPYCIIKSKSRLGTLVFRKTCTCVALTQVDNSDRANLSKLVETIKTNFNDRYEEIRKHWGGGLLGPKSMARIAKLEKAKARELTQKTV from the coding sequence ATGGGTATCCCGTACTGCATCATCAAGAGCAAGTCCCGACTGGGAACGTTGGTGTTCCGTAAGACCTGCACATGTGTTGCCCTGACGCAGGTGGACAACTCCGACCGCGCTAATCTGTCCAAGCTGGTTGAAACCATCAAGACCAACTTCAACGATCGCTACGAGGAGATCCGCAAGCACTGGGGAGGTGGTCTGCTCGGACCGAAGAGTATGGCCCGCATCGCCAAGCTGGAGAAGGCTAAAGCTCGGGAACTTACCCAGAAGACGGTGTAA